In Stenotrophomonas sp. ESTM1D_MKCIP4_1, a single genomic region encodes these proteins:
- a CDS encoding roadblock/LC7 domain-containing protein, with protein sequence MADGQVATLPDAGQRERLQPLLQDLQRRVEGVRTVVLASVDGFALVSAGAEGRGERLAAMTSAMLALAAAVGRELALGDLQTLMLEALGGKVLMLAIQAEGRPPLLLMAACDQRSVIGQVLWQSRECGQAILAELGGS encoded by the coding sequence ATGGCTGATGGACAGGTGGCGACCCTCCCCGATGCCGGCCAGCGCGAACGCCTGCAGCCGCTGCTGCAGGACCTGCAACGGCGGGTGGAAGGGGTGCGCACGGTGGTGCTGGCCAGTGTCGACGGCTTCGCCCTGGTCAGCGCCGGTGCCGAAGGCCGTGGCGAACGCCTGGCCGCGATGACCAGCGCGATGCTGGCGCTGGCCGCCGCGGTCGGCCGGGAACTGGCGCTGGGCGACCTGCAGACACTGATGCTGGAAGCACTGGGCGGCAAGGTGCTGATGCTGGCGATCCAGGCCGAAGGACGGCCGCCGCTGCTGCTGATGGCGGCCTGCGACCAGCGCAGCGTGATCGGCCAGGTGCTGTGGCAGAGCAGGGAATGTGGCCAGGCGATCCTGGCCGAACTCGGCGGATCGTGA
- a CDS encoding ATP/GTP-binding protein, with amino-acid sequence MREHKVVVLGGMGSGKSTLVRSIAAGAVIDTDVANSDRRGADKASTTVALDYADIDLPNGERLRLYGTPGQQRFDFLWPILLQGARGAVLLLDARRAGLAGELDAYLQALRPFAGTLAVVVAVTHLDQIPDAQLEDWANRACLDDQPLPLLPIDARDRGQGLLLMDVLMSEMEAHALVGLHG; translated from the coding sequence ATGCGTGAACACAAGGTGGTGGTGCTTGGCGGCATGGGCAGCGGCAAGTCCACCCTGGTACGCAGCATCGCGGCCGGGGCGGTCATCGACACCGATGTCGCCAACAGTGACCGCCGTGGCGCGGACAAGGCCTCGACCACGGTCGCGCTGGATTACGCCGATATCGACCTGCCCAACGGCGAGCGCCTGCGCCTGTACGGCACCCCCGGCCAGCAGCGTTTCGACTTCCTGTGGCCGATCCTGCTGCAGGGCGCACGCGGCGCGGTGCTGCTGCTGGATGCGCGCCGCGCCGGCCTCGCTGGCGAACTCGATGCCTACCTGCAGGCGCTGCGACCGTTCGCCGGCACGCTGGCGGTGGTGGTGGCCGTGACCCACCTTGACCAGATACCTGACGCGCAGCTGGAGGACTGGGCCAACCGCGCCTGCCTGGACGACCAGCCGCTGCCGCTGCTGCCGATCGACGCGCGTGACCGCGGACAGGGGCTGCTGCTGATGGATGTGTTGATGAGCGAAATGGAAGCGCATGCACTGGTGGGCCTGCATGGCTGA